A genomic region of Anas platyrhynchos isolate ZD024472 breed Pekin duck chromosome 9, IASCAAS_PekinDuck_T2T, whole genome shotgun sequence contains the following coding sequences:
- the BDH1 gene encoding D-beta-hydroxybutyrate dehydrogenase, mitochondrial, whose amino-acid sequence MLATKLSRPLLNISLKKLNFKDPGNGFRPVKRFCFPLLSSSGSRSYASEVDQIGSRAVLITGCDSGFGFALAKHLHAKGFIVYAGCLQKDKGDGGSKDLDNMKSDRMRTVQLNVCDSKEVDRAVEHVNSSLEDPEKGLWGLVNNAGISTFGEVEFTSMDTYMEVAEVNLWGTVRTTKAFLPLIRRSKGRVVNISSMMGRMGSPARSPYCITKFGVEAFSDCLRYEMQPQGVMVSIVEPGNFIAATNLYSPERIKAIADKMWDELPEIVRKDYGRKYFDEQVSKMETYCNSGSTDTSPVIESVAHALTSTTPYTRYHPMDYYWWLRMQIMTHMPAAISDRLYVY is encoded by the exons gccTGTGAAAAGATTTTGCTTCCCTCTCTTGTCCTCATCTGGTAGCCGCTCTTATGCAAGTGAGGTTGATCAG atcGGCAGTAGAGCTGTGCTTATAACAGGTTGCGACTCAGGGTTTGGATTTGCCTTGGCCAAGCACCTGCATGCCAAAGGCTTCATTGTTTACGCTGGCTGCCTGCAAAAG gACAAGGGAGATGGTGGCTCCAAGGATCTGGACAACATGAAGAGTGACCGAATGAGAACTGTCCAGCTCAATGTCTGTGACAGCAAAGAAGTGGACCGAGCAGTGGAGCATGTGAATAGCAGCCTGGAGGACCCAGAGAAAG GGCTCTGGGGGCTGGTTAACAACGCTGGGATCTCCACGTTTGGGGAAGTCGAGTTCACCAGCATGGACACCTACATGGAGGTGGCTGAAGTGAACCTGTGGGGCACTGTGCGAACCACCAAAGCTTTCCTGCCACTCATCCGGAGGTCAAAGG GTCGTGTAGTGAACATCAGTAGCATGATGGGTCGGATGGGCAGTCCTGCCCGCTCGCCGTACTGCATCACCAAGTTTGGCGTGGAAGCCTTCTCTGACTGCCTGCGGTACGAAATGCAGCCCCAGGGGGTGATGGTCAGCATCGTGGAGCCGGGCAACTTCATAGCTGCCACCAACCTCTACAGCCCCGAGCGGATCAAAGCCATAGCCGACAAAATGTGGGACGAGCTCCCTGAGATAGTGCGCAAAGACTATGGCAGGAAGTACTTCGACGAGCAGGTCAGCAAGATGGAGACGTACTGCAACAGCGGCTCCACAGACACCTCGCCGGTCATCGAGAGCGTTGCCCACGCGCTCACCTCCACGACCCCCTACACCCGCTACCACCCCATGGATTACTACTGGTGGCTGCGCATGCAGATCATGACACACATGCCTGCAGCCATCTCAGATCGGCTCTATGTCTATTGA